The Negativicoccus succinicivorans genome contains the following window.
CATCCGGCGCACTACACGGACGGGAAATTTGAAACGATTGACGCTATCGAATCGTGGCGGCTTGGGTATCATCTGGGCAACGCGGTCAAGTATATTTCTCGTGCCGGCAAAAAGTCTAAAGATACCGAACTAGAGGACTTACGAAAAGCCCGTTGGTACATTAAGCGATATCTCGATTATCACCGAGAGAAAGTGGAAAGCATCGTTGCGATAGATTACGCAGCGGATAAGGGGCTTGATCAGGATCTTTCCGGGGCGATTCTTTGCTTGTCCGTGTCGGCGATACTGTCGGACGAGCCGCAAGATTTATCCGTGCGTCAGGCATTGGCCGCGCTGGAACGCGCGATCGGTGTCAGAGAGGCCCGGGCGAATGATTAAATGTAACCGTCAAGCGCGGGCGGAGCTTGAGGGGCTGCGCGAAATGAACGCGCGGATCGACGCGCTGATCATGGACAGAGAGAAACTGGCCGCCCGCGCGACGAGCCTTGCGCGCCCTCTTTCCGAGCCCGTCTCGGGCACCCGTCAATCGGACATCGCCAACGCGGCCGCTAAATTGGTCGATATGGGAAGAGAGATTGACCGGACTATTGATGAATACTATGAACGAAAGGATCAGATTTTAGAGAAAATAAACGCGCTTTCTGATGCCCGTTATAGACTTCTTTTAAGCTGGTACTACGTACAAACGGAGCGGCTGACCTTGGAAGAGGTCGCCGATAAGATGGGCTATCATCATCAATCTCTGCGTCGGTTGCACGTTTTAGCGCTGGACGCATACCAGAAAAAGCACTTTTCATAAAACCTGCTACAAAATGCTACATTAGAACGTGTTATTATGATAGTGTGAGAAATTTGAGAACAGGTTTCCTCCTTAAGAGCCGCCCGGTTGGACGGCTTTTTTGTTGCAAAGGTCAAGATTATGAATCATGAACACTATCCGGATCCGACGGCGGATAAAGCTTGCGCAAATGTGGATCGGGAAAAAAGAGAGATCGCCCGGCTGATTAGAGTAGTAAAAGAGATTTGCGCGTTAGCCGGATATGAAATCATCGGAGACGTAAATATAAGAAAGAGGCAGCGCCAATAGGGGCGCTTTTTTAATGCAGAAAGGAGTTGCCCGTGGCGAAACTGACAAGAAAACAAGAACTGTTTGCAACCGAATACGTACGCCTTAAGGGCAACGGCACACAGGCGGCTATTGCGGCCGGATACAGCGAAAAAACGGCGCGTTCAATAGCTGTTGAAAACTTGGCAAAACCAAACATAAAAAAACGTATCGCGGAGCTGATAAAAGAGGCCGACGCGGAGAAAATCGCCGACGCAAAAGAGGTACTGCAACTGCTGACGGAAATAGTCCGCGGAGAGATGAGCGAGGAAGTCGTCGCGATAAATCCGCAGGGCGAAGAGAGCCGGACGAACAGAAAGCCGACGATAAAAGACAGAAGCAAAGCGCTTGAAATTCTTTCCCGGTGTCTTGGAATGACCTTGCCGGAGACACAGGTAAACGTTACTCCGGTCATCATCACCGGAGAGGATAAGCTCGATGAATGAACGGCGCGTTTATCTTCCGGACGTTGTCGGCAAAGGTTACGGGGCTTTTTGGAAATGGCGCGGACGCTATCGTGTAGTAAAGGGAAGCCGCGCGAGCAAAAAGTCGAAAACAACGGCGCTTTGGTACATCTATAATCTCATGAAATATCCGGCGGCGAATTTGGTCGTTGTCCGGAAAGTCTTTAGAACGCTTCAAAATTCGTGTTTTTCCGACTTATGCTGGGCGATTGACAGGCTGGGTGTTGGCGCGTATTGGAAAGCGACGAAAAGCCCGCTTGAGATCGTCTATATGCCGACCGGGCAAAAAATATTGTTTGTGGGTCTCGATGATCCGTTAAAAATAACGTCGTTATCCGTTCCGCGCGGCGTGCTTTGTTGGGCGTGGATCGAGGAAGCCTACGAGGTGACATCAGAAGAGGCTTTCAACCGACTTGATGAATCCATTCGCGGGCAGTTGCCGAAAGGCTTATTTACACAGTTGACGCTAACCTTTAACCCGTGGAGCAGTCGGCATTGGCTGAAAAAACGCTTTTTCGACGAGGAGAGCCCTCAGGTGTTAGCGCTTACAACGGATTACCGATGTAATGAATTTTTGAGCCCGTCGGACTTGGCACTATTCGAGGAAATGAAAAAGAATAAAAAGCGCTACCGGGTGGCGGGGCTCGGCGATTGGGGCATTGTCGAGGGCTTAATTTATGATAACTGGACTGAAAAGGCCTTTGATATTGACGCACTGAGAAAGCAAGAGGGCATAAACGCGGCGTTCGGGCTTGACTTCGGTTTCACGACTGACCCGGCGGCGCTATGGTGCGGGCTTGTGGATAAGGGAAAACGCCTGATATACGTGTTTGATGAACTTTACGAAAAAGGCCTGACTAATCAGGAGCTGTACAAGGCGATAGAGGCACGCGGTTATGCGAAAGAACAGATCACGGCGGACAGCGCAGAGCCTAAATCCATCGAGGAGCTGCGCCGGGCGGGATTGACGCGAGTGCGAAAGAGCCGCAAAGGCCCCGACAGTATCCGGCACGGCATTCAACAGATACAGAACTTTCAAATTATCGTTCACCCGCGCTGTGTAAACACCTTACGCGAGCTGTCGTTGTACGCGTGGGCAAAAGATAAATTCGATGAATACACGGGCAAGCCGGAAGATGATAATAACCACTTAATGGACGCTATGCGGTACGCGCTGGCGGGCACGCTCGGTAAAGAGTTAGTCGGCTTTGGAGGTTAAATTGAGCATTTTAGAAACGCTACGGAACTTCGGGCGCGGTCAGTCGCTCGTCAAGGAGGAGAAAACGGTGCTTTTCAACGACGCAATGACCGAGGTTGAGTTTTTAGAGAAAGAGATAAAGGCCTTTTTAACGTCGGGCAAACGGCGCCAGATGATCGAGGGGGCGGCCTACTATAACGGTGTTCACGACGTCGCGGAAAAAGTCCGTACGGCGATCGGCGAAAACGGGCAGCCGGAGGCGATTCACAATTTACCGAATAACCGGGTGACGTATAACACGTACGCGAACCTTGTCGATCAAAAGGCTAACTACCTTTTAGCGAACCCGATCGAGCCGCAGACGGACGAAGAGGACTTCAAAGAAAAGGTCGCGGCGATCCTTGATACGGCGTTCGATAAGCGTATACGGGCGATCGGTGTCGACGCGCTGAATTGCGGTATCGGTTATTTGCTCGTTTATGTAGCCGACGGCGAATTGAAATATAAGAGGCTTAAACCTTACGAGGTATTGCCCTTCTGGAAAGACGAGGAACACGAGGAGCTGGACGCGTTTATACGGATCTACGGGGTTGAGGAATACAAAGGCCGCGAAAAAAAGACCGTTCAACATGTGGAATATTACACGCTTGACGGCGTTAAATATTTTATCTATACGGACGCGGGCAAACTTGAGCCGGACATCAACCGTGAAGATGAAACCTACTTGACGTACAAGAGCGCGGACGGCGTGAAAGGCTTTAACTGGGCGCGGTTACCTTTGATAGCGTTCAAGTACAACGCTAACGAGCAGCCACTGTTAGCGCGCGTGAAATCTCTGCAGGACGCGTTAAACGACATGGTGAGCGGCGTGTTGGATAGAATCCAGGAAGACAGCCGCAACACGATTTTAGTCGTTAAAAACTACGAAGGCACAAAGGCGGACGAGTTCCGGCATAACCTTTCGCAGTACGGCGTGGTATTTGTCCGGACGGAAGACGGCGCAGAGGGCGGCGTTGATACACTCCAGATTGAAGTCAATCCGGGCAATTATGAAATCGTTATCAAGCTACTTAAAAAAGCGATTATCGAATGCGGGCGCGGGTATGACGCAAAGGACGATAGGCTCGGTGGGAACGCTAATCAACTGAACATTAAAAGCATGTACAGCGATATTGATTTAGACGCCGACAGCATGCAGCTTGAGTTTTCGGTCGCCCTGGATCGGCTTTTATACTTCGTCGGACTGGTCGCTGACGGTTTCCGCGTAATCAAGCATAAGCCGGTACTCTGGAAATTCAACCGCGACATCATCATCAACGAGGCGGACACGATCGCCAACGCCCGCGACAGCGTGGGTATTCTGTCCATGCGTACGATCGTCGCTAATCACCCGTGGACGGCAGACGCGAACGACGAGCTGCGGCAGATCGAAAAGGAAAGAAGCGAGACGATACCCGCCCTTGAAGACTATGCGAAACCGACGGAAACGGGCGAAAATACAGAGGAATAGCTAAATGGCTTATAACTATTGGGAAGAACGTTTCAAGCGGTTAAAAACGGCAGAAATGCGAAAGGCTGAACGGGCTAACGCGGATCTTGCCCGGGTATATCGTGAAACGCTCCGCCAACTTCGGGCAGAGGTCGAGCAGTGGTACGACCGGTTTGCAAAAGAAAATAAAATAAGCCTTGCGGAGGCGCGGCGGATCCTTGATAATCGAGAGCTGAAAGAATTCAAAATGACGCTGGCGGACTTCATCAAGGAGGCAAAGCGGCTTGACCTTGATCCGGCGCATATCCGAATGTTAGAAAACGCATCTATGCGCGTACGTTTGACGCGGTCACAAGAGATATACTTAAAAACGGCGCAATACGTCGAAAAGCTGGCGAAAACGCAAGGCTGGCAACTTAACGGACTAATGCGCGAAGTTTACACCGATAGCGCGTATAAAACGGCGTACGAAACGCAGAAAGTAACGGGCTTTGAAAACTTCCGGGCAGTTCGTGAGCGGCAGATTGAAGAGGCGATCTCGAAACCGTGGGCGCCCGATGGCGCGGACTTTTCATCGCGCATCTGGAAAAACAAAACACAACTAATCAATTCACTACAAACGGATATCACGCAGTCGTTGATGACCGGAACGAGCACGGCGCAACTATCGGAAAAGATCGCGGCGCGGTTTAATACTTCGTATAATCAAGCTTACCGACTTGTCGAGACGGAAACGGCCTACATACAAGAGCGGGCAATGCTCGATACTTACGACGAGCTCGGACTGGAGCAATACCAGATCTGCGCTGTTTTGGACAGTAAAACAAGCGAAATATGCCAAGATCTCGACGGTAAGGTGTTTGACAGGAAAGACGCAAAACCGGGAATAACAATGCCGCCCTTTCATTGTCATTGCAGGTCAACGACCGTGCCGTACATTGAGGGCTTACTCGATGACGGCGGCAGAGTGGCGCGAGATCCTGAAACGGGCAAAACGGTCGAGATACCGGACATGACTTATAAGGAGTGGTATAATAAATACGTAAAGAATACCAATACCGGTGCGTTGATCGGGTTAAAAACCAGTAACGGGATTACTATTGCTAAGTTGTCTAAGCACCAGCAGGAAAGGGCAGATATCCGCAATCTTGATTTAGATGGTATTAGAGATGCATTGATAAATCCACTGCATGTTGGAGATGTCGTAGTAAAAGACAACGGAAACTCGCAGAGATTTATCGGTGAAGCTACAACTGTGAATATAAATCCTGACACAGGGGTTATTATTACATCGTGGCCGACAGGTAAATCTCGTCTAAAAAAATATAAGAAAGGGAAATAAATGATTCTACAGTGTGAGTTTACTGAAAAAGAAAAAATATTCTTAAAAAGAATGAATTTCAGTTTTTCTGATGAAATGGAAGATGAGAAAGCCGCAGATTTAGTGGATGCTATTGCCGATAATATACAGGGGCTAAACGAAGATAACAGAAACATTGCCGAGGATATTATCACCAAGATTACTACTCATCCGGATTGGTAGAAAATAGAAAATAACACTGGAAAAAAGCAAGATAGCGCCAGCGGATATTGTTTATCTCTGATGTATTAAAAGCCGTCAAAGCGAAACGCTGAGGCGGTTTTTTGTTGCGCGAAAGGAGACACCATGCAAAGAATCGCAAAAACGGTACCCGTCGAGCGCGGGAAACTATACGCAACGGGCGGCGGTGAGCGTTACCTGCTGGCTGACTGTCGGGCGGAGATTGAATTGTGTGAAGAATTAATCGACGTGCCGATGCTGGGCAGAGGTCGGGCGGTAAAACGTCTACCGTTTACCGTGTTGATCACGTTTGACCATGACGCGAAGAAAGAGCCGGACTGGCCGCGTATTGAGGCGATCGGGTTACAGGGAGAGATCCTGCGCCGTGACGGCTGCTATTTATCGCTTGACTTGCCCCGGTGCGAATTGTTGAGCGATATTGACCTATCCGCGGGGAGTGAATGCAAGTTCGCCGTGCCGTGTACGCCTGAATTATTGAGGCTGATCCGGCAAGCGTAAGGAACGACAGATAAACGAAAAAACCGTTTATCTTAATTACATCAATCAAGACGCTAAACGCGTCTTTTTTGTTTGCCTTTTTGGCATTGTAGGCGATAAAGAACAAGACCGGAAACGGCGGGAGTGGCCGCCGAATAACAAGCGAAACGGGAGGAGTTAATCATGACCAAGGAAGAATTGAAAGCGCTCGGCTTGAGTGATGAACAAGCCGACAAGATCGTTGAGGATTACGGCAAAAACTTTGTCGCAAAGTCGCAATTCAACGCGAAAAACGACGAGTTGAAAGCATTGAAAGCAGAACGGCAGACGGCACAGGCTGAATTGGATAAATTAAAAGCCGATAACGCCAACAATGCGGATCTTGTTAAGCAATTAGACGAGTTGAAAGCGGCGCAAGCGAAACGCGAGGAAGAGTACGCGGCGCAGGTGGAACAGATGAAACTTGACGCGGCGGTGGATCGTTCGCTGGTTGCGGCAAAAGTGAAAAACGCAAAAGCGGTAAGAGCCCTTTTAGATATGGGCGCGGTAAAACTTGACGGCGAAACGATTAGCGGACTAGATGAGCAGATCAAAGCGCTTAAAACTTCTGACGGCTATTTGTTTGAGCAGGACGCGCAGATCTCGGGCGTTATCCCGGGTAGGGGCGCAGATCCCGCACCGAAAAACAGTATCGAACAACTTATTGATGGCGCAATCGCCAACATTTGAAAGGGGTAAAACAGAATGAAACCTAACACACTTGAATTTGTTTCGATTTTCCAACAAAAATTGGATCAAAAAATGATGCAGGACGCGACGAGCGGCTGGATGGAAGCAAACGCAACGCAGGTTAAATATACCGGCGGCGACACGGTAAAAATGCCGACAATCGAGCTCGACGGCTTGGCGGACTATGACCGAGTAGGCGGTTACACGGCGGGCAGCGTTAGCCTGAAATTTGAAGATTATAAATTGACGCAGGATCGCGGGCGCGCGTTTCAACTCGATATTCGAGACGTCGACGAAACCGGATTTATCGCAAGCGCGGCTAATGTTGTCGCTACTTTCCAGAAAGAGCACGTCGTGCCGGAAGTCGACGCTTACCGCTATTCCAAAATTGCCGCCTTAGCAAAAGCGGCAGGAAACGAAACGTCAGCATTCACTCCGACGGTGGAGAACGTTCTCGAACAGCTCGACAAAGACATCGCGGCCGTTCAAGACGTGGTCGGCGATAGCTTGCAATTCGTAATTGCTATGCCGATGTCGACGCGCGCGATTTTGAGCAAGGCTAGCGGCGTACAGCATATGCTCGATGTCGGCGACTTCAAAGCGGGCGAGTTCAACAACCGCGTGAAACTTTATAACGGTATCCCGATTATCACCGTTCCGTCGGCGCGCATGCAGACGGCGTACAAATTCAATGACGGCGTGACCAGCGGCCAAGAAAAAGGCGGCTTTGAAAAAGATAGCACGGCGAAAGCGATTAACTGGATCGTAATGTTGCAATCCGCGCCTATCGCAGTATCCAAAACGGATACGCTGCGCATTTTCGATCCGATGACGAACCAGCAGGCGACAGCATGGCGCATTGATTATCGTAAGTTCCATGACGTATGGGTACCGAAACATCGCCTTGCGGGCGTTTGGGTAAACACCGGAGCATAAGGGTTTAGAGGGGGTGGAGTTGAACATGTATAAGTTACAGAATTTGAATGTGATTAAAGTTGTAGACACGAAAAGCGCGCGCGATTATTTGCTGGCGCGGGGTTATGTTGAAATTGCCGCCCCCGCACCTAAACCGGCAGCGCGCAAAAGGCTGAAAAATGACCTTTTTAGAGGCGTTGGGGCTCGTCGTTAAGGAAATGACCGGCAAAGACATTCCGGAGAGCGATTTTAACTTGATCCGGCTTTTGGCCGATGACGCAAAAACGCATTTGATGAGCGCGACGAACCGGTCAAGCGTTCCGGTCGGGTTACAGTACGTATGGGTCAATCAGACGGCGGGGCGCTACATCAACATGAAATTATCGGCGAAAGCGTGGAACGCACAGGATTTACGCGTTCCGAAAACGGTCAAAGAGGGCGACACGACGGTCGACTTTGGCGACGGTGCTGCGGACGCAAAAGCGCGCGTCGGCGCAATGCTCGATTATTTGCTGAAAGACAGGGACATAGCATGTTACCGGCGACTGAAATGGTAAGGGCGGCGATTGAAAGCCTATACGACGGCGTAGCCACTGTAAAATTGCTTGAAACGGCGAAAATTGACGCAAAAACGGGGCGACCGACAACAACGGAAAGGGTTATAGCCCCGTTCCCGTGTCGCTTGTCTTACGGGCAATTACCGACGACGGACAGGGCGACGGGGGTGGCGGAAATGGCGCAGACGGTAAAATTGTTTTGCGCGCCGGAGCTTGCAATCCCCGCCGGCTCGGATATCGAGGTTAAACACCGTGGACGCGTGCTGACGTTTCGCGCGTCGGGCGTTCCGGCCGTTTACGACAGTCATCAGGAAATCCCGCTTGAACACAAGGAGCGGCATTATGGCTGACGTTAAGCTGAACATTGACCAATGGAAAAAGTTTGCGGAGGCAGTCGCGAAGTCAACCGATCAAAAACGGATTGACGAGGCTAAATCAAATGCGTTGCGGCAAATGGCGGCGGCGTATTTGCGGGCAGCGATCAAAAAAACACCAAAAGGACTAGGCGGCACGGTCAAAATCGGCGGTGAAAAGAAACGACTAAAAAAAGTCGATAAGGACAAGACGTGGAAAGCCGGCGAAGTTGACGAGCGTTACGTTTCGATTGGCGAAGGCGAGAAAGAACGGGTAATACACGTTAATTCGGAGCACATGCAGCGGTCATGGGACGCGGGCAAGATTGAAAAAACATCTCGCGCGCACCGGATCGCGATCACCAACTCCGCGTCGTATGCTTCTTTCGTTAACGACGGGCACCGACAAACGCCCGGGCGGTTTATCCCGATTATCGGCAAAAAGCTTGTGAATAATTTCGTTGAAGGCAAACACATCACCGAAATTGCGCAAGCCTACACCGAAAGCAAGGCGGGCGGAATTATCCGGCGGCAAACGTCGGAATTATTGAAAGGGTTGAAAAATGGCGGGAAATAGAGATTTAATCGACGGAGTATCGGCGGCACTGTATAACGCCTTCGGCGTTCCTGTGTATACCGATTTTCAACGGCAAAACGCTATTTTCCCGTGCTTTTTCATCGAAAGGATCACGCACGGCGAAGAGCAGGAGCTCGACCGTCGCTATTGGCGGACAAACCATTTCGACATTCACTATTTCGCGACGCGCGACGGGGTGGATATCGACACGTTAGAGCTGACCGACATAGCGGATACGATGACGCTCGTGCTGGAGTATATCGACGTAGGCGGCGCATTAGTACGTGGCGAACGTATGGAATGGAGAGAAACTGACGGGGTGCTGCACTTTTACATTTCGTACGATTTTCACATCATGCGGCCGCGGGAAAAGGTCGAGAATATGCAAACGTTAGACGCGAAAGGGCGGGTGAACGATGGCAACAAAGAAAACTAAAGCCGCGGAGCAGTTTCTCGGCGCGGACATTCTAAGGGCGGCGCGGTGGTGGGAGTTCCGCGACCTTTTGACTATGGTATTGGAAGAGTACGAATTTTACACGGCAGACGAGGTAGAGCGAAAGCTGAAAGAACTGCTTAACGCGTCTGTCCGGAAAGATATTAATAAGGGGGTCGATTAAATGGCACTTGGCGGCGGTAAGTGGATTTTCCAAAACAAAAAAATGCCGGGCACTTACATCAATTTTGTAAGTAAGGATCGGGCAATGACCGACATCGCCGATCGCGGCTTTGCGGCGTTGGCGCTTGAGCTGGATTGGGGTAAAGTCGGTGAAATTTTTCGAGTAGACGCGGAAGATTTTCAAAAGCGCTCGCTCGAGATTTTCGGTTACGACTTCGGCGCGCCGGAAATGAAAGGTTTGCGCGAACTGTTTAGAAACCTTAAAACGGGCTACTTCTACCGTCTTAACGGCGGCGGGGTGGCGGCTAAAAACAGTTTAGCGACGGCGAAATACGCGGGCACGCGCGGCAACGATTTAGTGATCGCGGTACAAAACGATCCGGATCACTCGGGCAACTTTATCGTTAAAACACTGATCAAGTCGGGCGGCGGCTTGCGGGCTGTTGACGAACAAACGAACATTGCCGGATTCAAAGATTTGAAAGAAAACGCCTATGTTACATTCGCGAAAACAGGCACGTTATCGGTAACGGCTGGCGAGGCATTGGCGGGCGGCACAGCCGGTGAGGCGGTAACGGTAGCCGATTATCAGAAATTCGTAGGCTTAATCGAACCGTACTACTTCAACATCTTAGCCTATCCGGGCGCTGATGAAGCGGTTAAAACGTTACTCGTAAACTTTACGAAACGTTGCCGCGAAGAGACGGGCGCGAAGTTCCAGCTCGTCGTTCATGGACTGGAGCGCGCCAACTATGAGGGCGTTATTTCGGTTAAAAACGACGTAAAAGACGAAGGCGCGGAAAAAGGTTCGCTCGTTTACTGGCTCGCCGGTAAAGAGGCATCGTGCCCGATTAACGCGTCCTGCACTAATGCATTGTATGACGGCGAATATACGGTTGATACGGCGCTTAAACAGTTTGAGCTCGAAAAGGCGATCACCGATGGCATGCTTACTTTCCATAACGTGACGGATAGCGTGAGCGGTAATGTTGTCGGCGATGTTCGGGTATTGTCCGACATCAATACATTTACCGAATTTACGAAGGATAAAAACCGTGATTTCGCGCTTAATCAGACTGTTCGCGTACTGGATAACGCGGCGCTTGATATTGCGCGCCTTTTCAATCGTTTGTATTTGGGCAAGGTGCAAAATGACGAATCCGGCCGCATTTCTTTGTGGAAAGACGGCGTCGCACTTTTTGAAGAGTACCAGCGCGTAAGAGCGATCCAGAATTTCCGCGAACAGGACTTGCCGATCCCTACTCAGGGCGAGGAAAAAACGGCCGTTTTGTGGACGTTTGAGATCCAGCCGACGGCATGCATGGAAAAACTGTATTGTACGGTAGTCGTGGCATAAAGGGGTGATTTAGAACATGGATAATCTTCAAACAATGCTTGCAAAAGACACGTTATCGGCGAAGATGGCGCGCGCTTTTATCACGACTAGAGAGGGCGAACGCTACTTGCTTTTTCAGGCGAAAACGTTAGAGGCGACGCTCGAAAAGGAAAAAGAAGAGGTCGCAATTCTCGGCCGCATGCAGAAGGGTCATAAGTCCGTAAGCATGAAAGGGTCGGGCACTATGACCATTTATAAAAATACGGCGCTTTTCGATGATATGATGTTGCGGCTCGTCAATGAGGGTATCGACACTTACTTTGATTTACAAGTGGAAAACGAAGATCCGACGAGCGACGCGGGCGGCCGTGTTGTTATTCTTACCGGCTGCAACATCGACAAGACGACGGTAGCAAGCTATGACGCTGACGGAAAACTGCTTGAAGATGAGATCGGTTTCACTTTTGAAGGGGTCAAGATCCCTAAAAACTTCCG
Protein-coding sequences here:
- a CDS encoding DUF3310 domain-containing protein; protein product: MNNDIINHPAHYTDGKFETIDAIESWRLGYHLGNAVKYISRAGKKSKDTELEDLRKARWYIKRYLDYHREKVESIVAIDYAADKGLDQDLSGAILCLSVSAILSDEPQDLSVRQALAALERAIGVREARAND
- a CDS encoding DUF1492 domain-containing protein, which translates into the protein MIKCNRQARAELEGLREMNARIDALIMDREKLAARATSLARPLSEPVSGTRQSDIANAAAKLVDMGREIDRTIDEYYERKDQILEKINALSDARYRLLLSWYYVQTERLTLEEVADKMGYHHQSLRRLHVLALDAYQKKHFS
- a CDS encoding terminase small subunit, which gives rise to MAKLTRKQELFATEYVRLKGNGTQAAIAAGYSEKTARSIAVENLAKPNIKKRIAELIKEADAEKIADAKEVLQLLTEIVRGEMSEEVVAINPQGEESRTNRKPTIKDRSKALEILSRCLGMTLPETQVNVTPVIITGEDKLDE
- a CDS encoding PBSX family phage terminase large subunit, whose amino-acid sequence is MNERRVYLPDVVGKGYGAFWKWRGRYRVVKGSRASKKSKTTALWYIYNLMKYPAANLVVVRKVFRTLQNSCFSDLCWAIDRLGVGAYWKATKSPLEIVYMPTGQKILFVGLDDPLKITSLSVPRGVLCWAWIEEAYEVTSEEAFNRLDESIRGQLPKGLFTQLTLTFNPWSSRHWLKKRFFDEESPQVLALTTDYRCNEFLSPSDLALFEEMKKNKKRYRVAGLGDWGIVEGLIYDNWTEKAFDIDALRKQEGINAAFGLDFGFTTDPAALWCGLVDKGKRLIYVFDELYEKGLTNQELYKAIEARGYAKEQITADSAEPKSIEELRRAGLTRVRKSRKGPDSIRHGIQQIQNFQIIVHPRCVNTLRELSLYAWAKDKFDEYTGKPEDDNNHLMDAMRYALAGTLGKELVGFGG
- a CDS encoding phage portal protein; translation: MSILETLRNFGRGQSLVKEEKTVLFNDAMTEVEFLEKEIKAFLTSGKRRQMIEGAAYYNGVHDVAEKVRTAIGENGQPEAIHNLPNNRVTYNTYANLVDQKANYLLANPIEPQTDEEDFKEKVAAILDTAFDKRIRAIGVDALNCGIGYLLVYVADGELKYKRLKPYEVLPFWKDEEHEELDAFIRIYGVEEYKGREKKTVQHVEYYTLDGVKYFIYTDAGKLEPDINREDETYLTYKSADGVKGFNWARLPLIAFKYNANEQPLLARVKSLQDALNDMVSGVLDRIQEDSRNTILVVKNYEGTKADEFRHNLSQYGVVFVRTEDGAEGGVDTLQIEVNPGNYEIVIKLLKKAIIECGRGYDAKDDRLGGNANQLNIKSMYSDIDLDADSMQLEFSVALDRLLYFVGLVADGFRVIKHKPVLWKFNRDIIINEADTIANARDSVGILSMRTIVANHPWTADANDELRQIEKERSETIPALEDYAKPTETGENTEE
- a CDS encoding minor capsid protein, giving the protein MAYNYWEERFKRLKTAEMRKAERANADLARVYRETLRQLRAEVEQWYDRFAKENKISLAEARRILDNRELKEFKMTLADFIKEAKRLDLDPAHIRMLENASMRVRLTRSQEIYLKTAQYVEKLAKTQGWQLNGLMREVYTDSAYKTAYETQKVTGFENFRAVRERQIEEAISKPWAPDGADFSSRIWKNKTQLINSLQTDITQSLMTGTSTAQLSEKIAARFNTSYNQAYRLVETETAYIQERAMLDTYDELGLEQYQICAVLDSKTSEICQDLDGKVFDRKDAKPGITMPPFHCHCRSTTVPYIEGLLDDGGRVARDPETGKTVEIPDMTYKEWYNKYVKNTNTGALIGLKTSNGITIAKLSKHQQERADIRNLDLDGIRDALINPLHVGDVVVKDNGNSQRFIGEATTVNINPDTGVIITSWPTGKSRLKKYKKGK
- a CDS encoding phage scaffolding protein, producing the protein MTKEELKALGLSDEQADKIVEDYGKNFVAKSQFNAKNDELKALKAERQTAQAELDKLKADNANNADLVKQLDELKAAQAKREEEYAAQVEQMKLDAAVDRSLVAAKVKNAKAVRALLDMGAVKLDGETISGLDEQIKALKTSDGYLFEQDAQISGVIPGRGADPAPKNSIEQLIDGAIANI
- a CDS encoding HK97 gp10 family phage protein, producing MADVKLNIDQWKKFAEAVAKSTDQKRIDEAKSNALRQMAAAYLRAAIKKTPKGLGGTVKIGGEKKRLKKVDKDKTWKAGEVDERYVSIGEGEKERVIHVNSEHMQRSWDAGKIEKTSRAHRIAITNSASYASFVNDGHRQTPGRFIPIIGKKLVNNFVEGKHITEIAQAYTESKAGGIIRRQTSELLKGLKNGGK
- a CDS encoding phage tail terminator family protein, which encodes MAGNRDLIDGVSAALYNAFGVPVYTDFQRQNAIFPCFFIERITHGEEQELDRRYWRTNHFDIHYFATRDGVDIDTLELTDIADTMTLVLEYIDVGGALVRGERMEWRETDGVLHFYISYDFHIMRPREKVENMQTLDAKGRVNDGNKEN
- a CDS encoding phage tail sheath subtilisin-like domain-containing protein, translated to MALGGGKWIFQNKKMPGTYINFVSKDRAMTDIADRGFAALALELDWGKVGEIFRVDAEDFQKRSLEIFGYDFGAPEMKGLRELFRNLKTGYFYRLNGGGVAAKNSLATAKYAGTRGNDLVIAVQNDPDHSGNFIVKTLIKSGGGLRAVDEQTNIAGFKDLKENAYVTFAKTGTLSVTAGEALAGGTAGEAVTVADYQKFVGLIEPYYFNILAYPGADEAVKTLLVNFTKRCREETGAKFQLVVHGLERANYEGVISVKNDVKDEGAEKGSLVYWLAGKEASCPINASCTNALYDGEYTVDTALKQFELEKAITDGMLTFHNVTDSVSGNVVGDVRVLSDINTFTEFTKDKNRDFALNQTVRVLDNAALDIARLFNRLYLGKVQNDESGRISLWKDGVALFEEYQRVRAIQNFREQDLPIPTQGEEKTAVLWTFEIQPTACMEKLYCTVVVA
- a CDS encoding phage tail tube protein — protein: MDNLQTMLAKDTLSAKMARAFITTREGERYLLFQAKTLEATLEKEKEEVAILGRMQKGHKSVSMKGSGTMTIYKNTALFDDMMLRLVNEGIDTYFDLQVENEDPTSDAGGRVVILTGCNIDKTTVASYDADGKLLEDEIGFTFEGVKIPKNFRMLDGMQA